The sequence GGTCTCGGGCAGGGCGGCGGTCTCGTCTTGGGGCGCAGTGACCTCGGCGTCCTCTTCGGCGTTCTCCTCGAGGTCCTCCGCGAGGTCCTCTTCGACCGCGTCGTCTACCGGGGTGTCCGACGTCGACGTAGTCTGCTGCGCCGAGATCGTGGCCGTAGGCGGAGTCTCCGACACGAGCGTGGCGGTCGGCGCGACCCCGGCGCCGGACGGGTCGAGGCCACCCTCTGCCTCGGTGCCCGAAGAGCCGGATTCGGGGGGTGCCGACGCCTCGGCGCCCGTGGTGGTGCCGGTCCCGCCGCTGGTGTCCGAGGCGTCGCCCGGCGCGGCGAGCGCGACACCGGTGCCAAAGGTCAGCGCCACCCCGAGCCCGACAGTCGCCGCGCCCATCCGGAACCACCGTCCCGACGTGGGGTGTGTCGACGGCGGGCAGGGGTGCACAGTGCAGCGCCGCGGGATGCCCGATTCCTCGGCTTCTGCAAGGGCCATCGCGATCTCCTGCCGGTTCCTTCTCGGTGTGGCCGCCGACGGGCGCGCTAGGCGCCTAACTCATCCGCCAGCGAAGACGATAACACCTGATCGGGGCGGATCCGCAAGATTACATTGACGCGCCGTAAAATTTGCCGGATTCCCGCCAACGGTCTGAAGCAACCGTTGTTACGGTTGTGAAAAATTAGCTAACACTTGCTGACAAGCCGTGGTCGGCGGAGCACAGCGGGTGGCGTCCGCTAAATCGTTCCCCGGTCATCCACCGGGGGTCAGGAGGCGCCGTGCGTGAGGGTGTTGCGCGACCACGCGGCGATGACGATCAACGTCTTGGTGTAGACGACCCCGGCGCCTTTACGACGCAACCGGTTCACCACACGCTGAAGGTCGTCGACGCTGTCGACGGACAGTCGCACCAGGGCGTCGACGTCGCCTGTCAACGTCAACACCTCGTCCACTTCGGGCAGCGTCGACGCGAACTCGACGATCTGCTGAATGTCGGTGTCCCCGGTGAACCGCATTTCGGTGACGGCTTGCAAGCCGGTGCCGACCTTGGAGCGGTCGGTGGTGATCGTGTACCCGGTAATCACGCCGGCGTCCTCGAGGCGCTTGATCCGGCGCCGCACGGGGGCCGGTGAGAGTTTCACCTGGCGAGCGATGTCCGATATGCCGCGGCGCGCGTCGGCCTGGAGTGCTTCGAGGATCTCCATATCGGTGGAATCGAGATGTACAGCCGACATAGTTAGAGCGTGACGGTGCCGCCGTACAGCCTCCGCGCTCGTTGACACCGACGACACTCGGCGCAGCGGCGCGCGCCACGCTGGACCTCAACGTCGTCGCGACCCCTGAGGTCGTGCTGCGAGTTGCCTCGATCCTGGCGCGGCGCCACTGCGAGGTCGTGACGATGCGCGTGGACAAACAACGTCGAGGTGGCATGCGCGGGTTCGGTCGGGCCGCAGTCACTGGCCCGATTCCTCGCGCAGTCCGCGGACGTCCTCGACGTCGAACTGTCCGTCGAAAGCGATCCGACATGACAACGCTCGCCAGCCGCGCGGCAGCCCAATCCGATGACACGACAGCCGATCTCGTCCGCGGCCTGTACCGCGATATGGCGCTGGGCCGCCGGTTCGATCAGGAGGCGTACGCATTGCAGCGCCAGGGCGAACTGGGACTGTGGCTGATGTCGCTGGGCCAGGAAGCCGCGCAGGCGGGCTCGATTCGCGCGATGCGCCCCGCCGACCATGTCTTCCCGAGCTACCGAGAGCACGTCTCCGCCCTGTGCCGCGGAATCACACCCGCAGAACTGCTTTCGCAGTGGCGAGGGGTGACGCACGGATCGTGGGATCCGGACCGATACCGCTTCCACATCTACAGCCTGGTGCTCGCGACGCAGACCCTGCACGCCGTCGGATATGCGATGGGTGTGCGCTATGACGGCGCCGACGAGGTGGTGCTGGCGTACCTCGGTGACGGCGCATCGAGTCAGGGCGACGCCAACGAGGCGCTCAACTGGGCAGCGGTCAACCGTGCGCCCATTGTCTTCTTCTGCCAGAACAACCAGTGGGCGATCTCGACACCCAACCGCAAGCAGTTCGCCAACGCACTACATCTGCGTGCCGCTGGGTTCGGCCTCGACGCGGTCGCCGTCGATGGCAACGACGTACTCGCCGTGTACCAGGCGACCCGGGACATGGTGGAACGGGTAAGGGCAGGCGGCAGACCGGGTTTCATCGAGGCATACACCTATCGGATGTCGGGCCACAGCACCTCAGACGATCCGAAACGTTACCGCGACGACCAAGAACTCACGACTTGGCAGGCCAGCGATCCACTCGAGCGGGCACGCACGCTGTTGGTGGAGCGAGGCTGGGCGGACACCGAGTTCTTTCACGGTGTGGACGACGACGCCGAGCAACTCGCCGCCGACGCGCGGCGGGCATGCCTGACGCTGCCGGAGCCGTCGTTGAGCGACACCTTCACGTCGACGCTGTGCGCGGAAACGGCCCATCTTCGCGACCAGCGCCGGTCCTTCGAGTCCTTCAAGGAGTCGTTCGCGTGAGCGCGGGGGTGAAGGTTTCGCTCAGCCGGGCGCTCAACGAGGCGATCCGCGAGCAGATGCGCTGTGACTACAGGGTCATTCTGCTCGGTGAGGACGTCGGCGTCCTCGGTGGTGTGTTCCGCGTGACCGACGGTCTGGCAGCCGAGTTCGGTGACCGCGTGCTCGACACCCCGCTCGCCGAATCAGCGATCGTGGGCACGGCGATCGGACTGGCGCTGCGCGGATATCGCCCCGTCTGCGAAATCCAGTTCGACGGGTTCGTCTACCCGGCCTTCGACCAGATCGTCAGCCAGCTGGCCAAACTGCGGGCCCGTGCGCGTGGGCTGGTGAAATGCCTGTCACGATCAGGATCCCGGCAGGCGGCGGGATCGGGGCCGTCGAGCACCACAGCGAGTCCAACGAGGCCTACTTCTGTCACACCGCCGGATTGCGTGTCGTCGCGTGCGCCGACCCGGCCGGCGCCTACGAGTTGCTCCGCGCGGCCATCGCGTGTGACGACCCGGTGATCTTCTACGAGCCCAAGCGGCGGTACTGGGACTCCGGAGAATCGGTCGTGCAGACGTCGGTGTCCCCGGCCGTGTTGGACAGCGCACGCGTGTTGCGGGAGGGCGCCGACGCCACCGTGTTCTGCTACGGCGGCACCGTGGCGCTTGCCCTCGGTGCGGCCGATGTGATGGCTGGCGAGGGCAAATCGCTGGAAGTCGTTGATTTGCAGTCCCTGTCACCGTTGGACACCGACGCGCTGACCCGGTCGGCGGCCAAGACGGGCCGCGTTGTCGTCGTCCATGAGGCGCCGCTCAGTTTCGGTGTCGGCGCCATGGACCTCGCCGACGGAGAGATCGGCTCCCAGGTGACGGCAGTATGCGGACTGCACGCGAACCTGTCCGTCGTCGCCGCGGTATACGACGACGCGGCCGTCGAGGAATTCACACCCGATGAGCTGGCCCTTGCTGACTTCACTGCTCAGCGCGACGGGATACCAGCACTGGGAGAACCCGCCTTCACCTTCCTTCGGCATGGTCTTGGGCCGACGTTCGGCCTCGGTGCTACGTGCAGACATCACTGGCTCCCGTCCTAAGAAATTGTAGGACAGATTCTCGCCACATCTTGTAGTCGAAGTCAAGAACGAGCTGTTAGCCTGCAGGTATGCCACGTGACAAGGTCGCTCCACCCAAGGCTGCATCCGCTCGCGCCAGCGTCGTCGAGCACGTCGTCCAGCATGTGCGCAACGGCGTGCGGCTCGGGCGGTACGCGCCGGGGCAGCGACTTCCCGAAGTCGACATGACCCGCGAGCTGGGTATCAGTCGCGGGCCGCTGCGAGAGGCGATGGCCCGGCTGGCCGCCGAGGGCGTCGTGGAGATGGAGCCGCACCGCGGGGCCATGATCAAGCGGCTGACCGAGGCTGACCTGCGTGAGCTCTACGACGTGCGCGAAGCGCTCGAAGGGCAGGCGGCCGCACTGGCCGCCAAGCAGGTCGCCGCCGGGATGGACGCGAAGGCGCTCAGCGACGAACTGCGCCGGCTCGAAGTGGCGAAGCAGGTCGACGACATCGCCACGTACATGTCGGAGAACATCGCCTTCCACGACCTCGTGGTCAATCTCAGCGGCAACCGGCTGCTCACCTCCCTTGTCGAGCAGCTGCACACGAACACGTTTCGGGTCCAGCTGTTGAACCTGATTCCGCCCGATGGTCGTGACACATCGATTCGCCAACACACCGAGATCACCAAGGCGATCCTCGCCGGGCAGCACGAAGAGGCCGAGGCCGCGATGCGGCATCACGTCCGCGAGTCCTATCAGATGCTGGCCCGCTCGTTCAGCACCATCTTCAGCTGAGCCGTCGGAATCGAATTCCGTTGGTGCGCAGTGGCATCAATGTTCTACATTGCTCTTGACATGCTGCAGAGAAATGTAGAATAGTCAGGCGGGTGATGTCAGAGCTGTTCGCTCCGGTTGATGTGGCTACCCGCACGGCATCCGACGGTGGGCTCGTCATTGCCTCCGGGCAACGGCTGGCGCCCCACCCGAGCAGCGTTCTCGACTCGTTCTTTCAGGGTTGCGATGCGCACCCCGACCGGGTGCTGGCCGCCGAGCGACGCGACGGCTCCTGGGCGACGTGCACGTGGGGGCACGCCGGGGTTCGGGTAAAGCGCCTCGCGCAAGGGCTCCTGGACCATCACGTCGCCGGCCATCCAGTGATGATCCTGTCGCACAACAGCATTGCTCATCTGCTCGTCACGCTCGCGGCGTATGCGATCGGAAGCCCGGTGGTTCCGGTCAGCGTCGCGTACTCGTTGCTCAGCAAGGAGCACCGCGAGTTGCGCGCGATCGCACAAATCGTCGAGCCCGCCGCGGTCTTCGCCGAGAACGCTACCTACGCCGCGGCGGTCGAGGCGCTCGGCGCGGTGAACCTGACCGTCAGCGCGGACAGCACCGGAACGGACTTGACGCCGCTGGCGCGGCTCGAGGCAGAACCCACGCACGCGATCGCTGAACGGATCGGCCAGATCGATGCGAACTCGATCGCCAAGATCATGTTCACGTCGGGATCGACAGGCAGGCCGAAGGGGGTGGTCAACCACCACGGCATGCTGGCGGCGAATCAACAACAGATGCGACAGGTTTGGCCGTTTCTGGCCGACGAGCCACCCATCCTCGCGGATTGGCTGCCGTGGAGCCACACCTTCGGCGGCAACCACAACGTCAACATGGTCTTGGTCAACGGGGGCAGCCTGTGGATCGACGACGGCAAACCGACGCCTCAGATGATCGAACGGACGGTCCGCAACGTCGCCGACGTCAGGCCGTCCATCCACTTCAACGTGCCCGGGGCTACGCCGCGCTGGTGCCGATTCTCGAGCGTGACGCCGACTTCGCCAGCCGCTTCCTGTCGAGGCTGCGGCTGGCGTTCTTCGCCTCTTCCGGTCTGCCGCAGCAACTGTGGGACCGTCTCCAGGCGCTGGCTGCCCTGCACGGGTCCGAGATGCGGATAACCACCTCGTGGGGGATGACCGAGACAGCACCCGCAGCGACGACAGCGCACTTCGCGCTGTCGCGCAGCGACTCGATCGGCGTGCCCCTACCGGGTGTCGAGTTGAAGCTGGTGCGCCGTGAAGGAAAGCAGGAGTTGTTCGTCCGCGGGCCGAACGTCACGACCGGCTTCTACAAGCGGCCCGACCTCGACCGGGAAACGTTCGACACCGAGGGATTCCTCGGCACCGGTGACGCGGTGCGCCTGGTCGACCCCGCCGATCCCGGCGAAGGGCTGCTGTTCGACGGCCGGATAGCCGAAGACTTCAAGTTGGCCAGTGGAACCTTCGTCAGCGTAGGCACGCTGCGGACAAAGCTCATCTCGATGTCCCACGGGGTGATCCAGGACGCGGTGATATGTGGCCACGGCGGTGATTTCGTCAGTGCATTGGTGTGGGTGCATCCCGATTACGCGCACCAAATCGCAGACGACGGAACACCGGACGACGGCCTGCACAAGGATCTGGCCGCCGGCTTGAACCGGCTGGCCGACCTCGGTGGGGGTGCCACTCAGCGAGTGGAGCGACTCCTGATCCTCACCGACCCGGCCCGCCTGGACGCGGGGGAGATCACCGACAAGGGATATATCAACCAGCGAGCGGTACGCGAAAAGCGGGCCGACCTGGTTGCCGAGCTGACCGGGGTCGCACCGTCGGCTCGCACCGTCACCCGGTCATGACATCGACTGCGTCTCCAGCTCCGTCCAGTACCTCTGGGCCGAGCCGTGCCACTCGTCGTGACGTCGATGAAACAGCGCTGCGGCCGCCGGACCCGGCCAGTCGTGATCGAGTAGCTCGCGGGGCAGGGCAGGATCCAGGAACGGGAAGCGCCGCCACGCATGAACCAACCGCACCTGCGCCTGAAACGCCTTGATCGGTGTGCCGGCGCGCAGCTTGCCGAAGGTATTGAGAAAGTCCGCGTAGCACTTTTCGACCTCGGCCAGGTTCCACGCGTCGGCAATCAACGACTCGGTCTTGCCGATGGCGGCGAGCCTTCCGGTCCAGGCGAATGCCCGCCCCTCGAGACCGAGTTCGTCGATGATCGCCGCGACTTCGCCGACCTTGCTGACGTCGGGAAGAATCCAGATCCCCGGGCTGGGGGAACCCATTCCCAGCCAGGTGAGCCGCGTGCGCAGCCGGTGGCGCAGTTGCCGCTGCGTCTCCGGGATGCCGACGGAGAGGACGAGCCATTCGCCGTCCCACGCGGGCGTGTCTCGCAGAAAGCCGTAGATGCGTCGAGCGCCTTCGGTCAGCAGGCGAGTGCCGTCCTGCGTGATGTGCCACGACACCCGGCGGCCCGACTTCTCGGACTCCAGCACTCCGTGTGCGGCCGACCGTGCGATCGCCTGCCGGGCGGCCTTCTCCTCGACGCCCAGGACACCCAGGGCCGACACCAGGGTCGCCGTCCACACCGGCACTCCACGCGGGTGCACGAACTCGCCCAGGATCGTGAGCAGCAGGCTTCGCGCGCTCGATCCCACTTCCCGGCGCTGTGCCGCGGGGCGCGAAGCGTTGTCCCCAGCGAGGTTATCGGCCGTGGTCATGGGCCCATCCTCTCATGCGACGAGCCGCAGGCCCTGAGGTAGATCGCGGCGCGAACGCGGGCCCGCACCAAAAGAATCGTGCTACAGACATATACAGTTACGTCTGAAATATGTAGAGTATTGTCTGTCCGATCGGCCGGCTCTGGAGGGCTGCCTGCTCATGATCAACACGCTGCCGAGCTACGTTTGCGGACACTGGCGGTCCGCCACCGGTGACACCAGCATCGTGCGGGATGCCGCGACAGGGGACGTCATTACCCGGGTATCCGCCGAACCCCTGGACTACGACGGCATTCTCGACTACGCACGCAACGTCGGCGGGTCGGCGTTGCGCCCGCTGACCTTCGTAGAGCGCGCGAGCATGCTCAAGGCTCTCGCCGCCCATCTGTCGGCGAAAATCGATGACTTCACCGAGGTTTCGCTGCGAACGGGTGCGACGAGACGCGACTCCGCGGTCGATATCGACGGCGGTGTCGGCGTGTTGTTCGTCTACGCGAGTAAAGGTCTCAAAGAGCTTCCAGACGAGCACGTCCTCTGTGACGGCGAATTCGAATTCGTCGGAAAATCCGACAGCTTCGGTGTCCAACACATCATGACCCCGTTGCTCGGGGCGTCGGTGCAGATCAACGCGTTCAACTTCCCCGTATGGGGCTTCCTCGAGAAGTTCGCGCCAGCCTTTCTCGCCGGGGTGCCCAGCGTGGTCAAACCCGCCAGGCAGACCGCCTACCTCACCGAGATGGTGGTGCGCGAAATCGTTGCATCCGAATTGGTTCCGGAAGGCGCGCTGCAGCTCGTGTGCGCCGCACCCGATGGCTTGCTCGACTCGTTGACCGGACAGGACGTGCTCGGCGTGACCGGTTCACACGCGACGGCGACGGCCCTGCGCAATCATCCATCGGTCATCGGCCGCGGCGTGCGATTCTCCGCCGAGGCCGACTCCCTCAACAGCAGCGTTCTCGGCGCGGATGTGTCGGTGAACAGCCCAGAGTTCGACATCTTCGTCCGAGCGCTGGTCAAGGAAATGACCCAGAAGGCGGGCCAGAAGTGCACGGCCATCCGACGCGCATTTGTCCCGCGGGCCCTCATCGACGAGGTGGAACAGGCTGCCACAGGGCGTCTCTCGGCCGCCATTGTCGGCGATCCCCGAGACGGCACCGTGACGATGGGCCCGCTTGTCAGCCAGGGCCAACGCGACGATGTGCGCAGAGCGGTCGCCAAGCTGGCCAACGCCGGACGCCTCGTCTTCGGGTCCATCGATCCGGTGATGGGTCAGTTCTCGTCGACGGCTGATCTGGAGCGCGGCGCCTACCTGGCTCCCGTGCTGCTGCGCTTCGACGACGCCGCGGTGGCCACAGCGCATTCGATCGAAGCGTTCGGGCCGGTGGCGTCGCTGCTGCCCTACGACGACCTCGGCGATGCGATCTCGAATGTGGCGCGTGGCGAGGGCAGCCTTGTCGCATCCGTCGTGACGGCGGACGCCGACATCGCAAGCGCCGCGGTAGCCGGGCTGGCCCCGTGGCACGGCCGGCTGCTGGTGGTGAACCGGGACAACGCCGTTGACAGCACCGGACACGGCGCGGCCATCCCGCATGCCGTGCACGGCGGGCCGGGCCGGGCCGGTGGCGGTGAGGAACTCGGGGGCCTACGCAGCCTCCCACGTTACCTGCAGCGGACCGCCGTCCAAACCGGTCCGGGGTTCGTCGACCGGATCTGGAGACGTTGATGCCCAGCAACGCTGGCCTGGCAGAGGGAGCGGAACATGGACGAGTTGACGCTTGACCACGCAATCGCGGTCACGACAAAGGTGCTCGAAGCGGCCGAAAAGACAAGCGCCACAGTCGCTGTCGTGGTCGTCGACGCCACTGCGAACCCGGTTGTGAGCGTCAGGCCACCCGGGGTCGCAGCGCTGGTGGAATCGGCGGCCCGGCGCAAGGCGGCGGCGGCCGCATTCGGTGCCCCGACGGACACGCTGGCCGAAATGTTCGGGGGTGATCCGCTTCTTGCCGGCGTCTTCGCGGGGTCTCCCGACGTGCTGGTGCTGCCCGGTGGCTTTCCCCTCGCCGGCGCAAACGGGATATGTGGTGCGGTCGGCATCGCCGGTGGCCACTACTCGGCGGACCAGGCCATCGGCGAGGACGCCCTCGGCGATCTCAGAGCTACTACATAAGACAAACGAATCACAAAACACCTGTAGTATATTGTGACCCGATCGAGGGAGGACGTCGTGACGACCGATCAGCCGCCGACAGGCGCAGCACCGCTCCCGGCGGAGCCGCTGAGCAGAATCGACTACAGCCAACGGATTCCGAACAATGTGAACCTGTCGGAGGACCGTCGGCTACAGCGGGCATTGGAAGGATGGCAGCCCAAGTTTCTGGACTGGTGGCAGTCGCTCGGGCCGGAACTCCCGACCAAGGATGTCTACCTGCGCACCGCGGTCGCGGTCGGGCGGGACGGCTGGGCGCACTTCGACCACGTGCCGATGGAGCAGTACCGCTGGGGCATCTTCCTCGCCGAACGCGACGGTGACCGCAAAATCGGATTCGGTAAGCACAAGGGCGAGGCGGCCTGGCAGGAAGTGCCCGGCGAGTACCGCGCCGAGCTGATGCGCCTGATCATCGTGCAAGGTGACACCGAGCCGGCATCGGTCGAGCAGCAGCGCATCCTCGGCCGATGCGCACCCAGCATCTACGATCTGCGAAACCTGTTCCAGGTCAACGTCGAAGAGGGCCGCCACCTCTGGGCGATGGTGTATCTGCTGCACGCGTATTTCGGCCGGGACGGCAGGCACGAAGCCGAACAGCTTCTCAAGCGGCACTCCGGTGATGTGAACACGCCGCGAATCCTCGGGGCGTTCAACGAGAAGACCACGGACTGGCTGCAGTTCTTCATGTTCACCTACTTCACCGACCGCGACGGCAAATATCAGCTCGGGACGCTCAAGGAATCAGCGTTCGATCCCCTGGCACGAACCTGCGAGTTCATGCTCAAGGAGGAAGCCCACCACATGTTCGTGGGGACCACCGGGGTGCAACGCACGGTCGAGCGCGCCGCGGAGTTGATGGCGGCGCACGACACCGAAGACATCTTCGAACACGGTGGCATTCCGGTCTCCGTCATCCAGAAGTACCTGAACGCCCAATTCTCGGTATCGCTGGACCTTTTCGGATCCGAACAGTCCAGCAACGCCGCCGCCTACTACACCGGCGGGCTCAAGGGACGCTGGCAGGAAGGTCGCCGCAAAGACGACCACCTCCTCGCGGACGCCACCTACCCGGTACGAACGGTGACCGACGGCCGCATCGTCGAGGAACCGGTGCCCTATCTCACGGCGCTCAACCTCGACCTTCGCGACGAGTACGTCGCCGACTGCCGAAACGGCGTCCGGCGATGGAACCAGGCGCTGGAGAACGCGGGCCTCGACGCGCGGCTGGTGCTCCCACACGAGGGCTTCAACCGCAGAATCGGCAATTACGCCGGTCACTACGTCTCCCCGGAGGGCCAGGTGTTGACCGAGGCGGAGTGGCATCGCCGGGCCGACGACTGGCTTCCGACCGACGAGGACCGGGCACGGGTCGCCGCCCTGATGGTGCCGCACTACAGACCCGGCGAGTTCGCCGGATGGATCGCGCCGCCGAAGACCGGAATCAACGATCAGCCGGTCGAATTCGACTACGTCCATCTTCGTGAAGAAGCCCTGGCTTGAGGAGAAAGTGATGACCGCTGCCACAACGGCACCGTCGACCGCGGCTGATAGGCCGGCCGTCTCGTTTTCGACCGAACCATCTCGGTACCGACACTGGCGGTTGGAGATCGACGGACCGGTCGCGACGCTCACGCTCGACGTCGACCCGCACGGCGGGCTCGTCGGTGGCTACGAGCTGAAGATGAACTCGTACGACCTGGGCGTGGACATCGAACTGTACGACGCGGTCCAGCGGCTGAGGTTCGAGCATCCGGAGGTCAAATCCGTCGTCGTGACCGGTGGAATGGACCGGATGTTCTGCGCGGGAGCCAACATCCGGATGCTCGCGCAGTCGCCCCACACGTGGAAGGTGAACTTCTGCAAGTTCACCAACGAGACCCGCAACGGGATCGAGGACGCATCCGAGTGCTCGGGCCAGACGTACATCGCTGCGCTAAACGGCACCGCGGCGGGCGGTGGTTACGAGTTGGCGCTGGCCTGCGAGCAGATCGTCCTGGTCGACGACGGGTCGTCCGCGGTGTCGCTGCCCGAGGTTCCGCTGCTCGGTGTCCTTCCCGGCACCGGCGGATTGACCCGCGTCGTCGAGAAACGCAAGGTACGTAAGGACCGAGCCGACGCGTTCGCGACGAAATCCGAAGGGGTTCGGGGGGATACCGCGGTCGAGTGGTGCCTGATCGACGAGACGGTCGCCCCTGCGCAGTTCGACGCGCGGGTTCGTGCGCTGGCCGAGCAGGCTGCCCAACGGTCATCTCGCCCCGACGCCGCCACAGGCATCACCCTGACCGCCTTACCGCGGCTGATCACCGACGATGCGATCGTGTACCGCCACGTTCGGGCGACGCTGGACCGGGCGGACCGGCGCGTCGAGATCGTGGTGTCAGCGCCGGATTCAGCGCCACCACCCGACGCGGCCGGAGTCCTGTCCCAAGGTGAGAACTACTACCCGATGGCACTCACCCGCGAGCTGGACGACCTGATTCTGCACCTGCGGACCAACGAGATCGACTTGGGGACATGGGTGTTCCGGGTGGTCGGCTCTCATAACACCGTTCGAAAGTATGACCGGCAGCTTCGCGAGCTCGCCGACGACTGGTTCGTCAACGAGGTGATCCACTACTACAAGCGCACGCTCAAGCGGCTGGACGTGACGAGCCGCAGCATCTTCGCGGTGATCGAGCCCGACAGCGCATACCTCGGCTTCCTGCTGGAGCTGGCACTGGCGAGCGATCGCCAGTACATGCTCGAGGGAATCTACGAGGATGTCGATCCCAGCGCGGCACCGGCCGCGCTCGAGGTGACCGCGTCGAACTTCGGCCCGTACCCGATGGCCAACGGGCTGACACGGCTGCAGTCACGCTTCTACGGCGATCCCGAAGCCCTCGCCGCCGTCGCGGACCGCAAGGACGAACCCTTGCTCGCCGAGGACGCAGGTTCGCTCGGCTTGGTCACCTCGGTTCTCGATGACATCGATTTCGCCGAGGAACTGCGCATCGTGCTCGAGGAGCGGGCCGCGCTTTCGCCGGACGCGTTGACCGGCATGGAAGCCAATCATCGGTTCGTCGGCCCGGAGACCCAGGAGTCGAAGATCTTCGGACGCCTCAGCGCCTGGCAGAACTGGATCTTCGTGCGGCCCAACGCCGCAGGCCCCGAGGGCGCGCTGAGGCGCTACGGCACCGGCGCGCGCGCGAGCTTTGACGTCGGGCGGGTATGACCGCCATGGACGTCGATTTCTTCAACGCCGCCGACTTCCTGGTGCACCGGCGGGTACGCGAGGGAATCGGTGGCAAGGTCGCGCTGATCGGCTCGCGCACCCGCACGTATGAACAGCTCTCAGATGACGTGGCGCGGCTCGCCGGGGGGCTGCGGGCACTCGGGCTGCAACCGGGCGACCGGGTCGCGATGGTGATGAGCGACGACGTCGAGCTGGCCGCGACGATCCTGGCCGCCTTCCACGCCGGGCTGATCGCGGTGCCGATGTCGACGATGCTGACCAGCGGGGAACTCGGGCAGATCATTCAAGACTCGGGCGCACGGATGGTCGTGGCCACCGAGGAACATGTCGACACGGTGTTGTCCGGCATCGAATCCGGCGGTGTGGTCGGCCATCTCGTCATCGCCGGCGACCAGGTGCCACCCGCCACCGTCCGCGCCGACCTGCGCGTGCACCGCTGGGCAGACCTGTTCGGCGACCCGCAGACACCCGCGGTGACCGACGACGATTCCAGTGCGCTGTGGCTCTACACCTCGGGCACCACCGGTAAACCGAAGGCGGCGATGCACAGGCACGCCAACATCCGCCACGTGTATGACACCTACGGGCGGCGAACCCTGGGTGTCCGGCGCGAGGACCGGTGCCTGTCGGTGGCGAAGATGTTCTTCGCGTACGGGATCGGAAACAGCCTGTTCTTTCCGCTCGCGGCGGGCGGCACCACGATCTTGCAGCCACTGCGCCCGACACCGGACTCGATGTGCGAGCGGT comes from Mycolicibacterium pulveris and encodes:
- the boxB gene encoding benzoyl-CoA 2,3-epoxidase subunit BoxB; this translates as MTTDQPPTGAAPLPAEPLSRIDYSQRIPNNVNLSEDRRLQRALEGWQPKFLDWWQSLGPELPTKDVYLRTAVAVGRDGWAHFDHVPMEQYRWGIFLAERDGDRKIGFGKHKGEAAWQEVPGEYRAELMRLIIVQGDTEPASVEQQRILGRCAPSIYDLRNLFQVNVEEGRHLWAMVYLLHAYFGRDGRHEAEQLLKRHSGDVNTPRILGAFNEKTTDWLQFFMFTYFTDRDGKYQLGTLKESAFDPLARTCEFMLKEEAHHMFVGTTGVQRTVERAAELMAAHDTEDIFEHGGIPVSVIQKYLNAQFSVSLDLFGSEQSSNAAAYYTGGLKGRWQEGRRKDDHLLADATYPVRTVTDGRIVEEPVPYLTALNLDLRDEYVADCRNGVRRWNQALENAGLDARLVLPHEGFNRRIGNYAGHYVSPEGQVLTEAEWHRRADDWLPTDEDRARVAALMVPHYRPGEFAGWIAPPKTGINDQPVEFDYVHLREEALA
- the boxC gene encoding 2,3-epoxybenzoyl-CoA dihydrolase — translated: MTAATTAPSTAADRPAVSFSTEPSRYRHWRLEIDGPVATLTLDVDPHGGLVGGYELKMNSYDLGVDIELYDAVQRLRFEHPEVKSVVVTGGMDRMFCAGANIRMLAQSPHTWKVNFCKFTNETRNGIEDASECSGQTYIAALNGTAAGGGYELALACEQIVLVDDGSSAVSLPEVPLLGVLPGTGGLTRVVEKRKVRKDRADAFATKSEGVRGDTAVEWCLIDETVAPAQFDARVRALAEQAAQRSSRPDAATGITLTALPRLITDDAIVYRHVRATLDRADRRVEIVVSAPDSAPPPDAAGVLSQGENYYPMALTRELDDLILHLRTNEIDLGTWVFRVVGSHNTVRKYDRQLRELADDWFVNEVIHYYKRTLKRLDVTSRSIFAVIEPDSAYLGFLLELALASDRQYMLEGIYEDVDPSAAPAALEVTASNFGPYPMANGLTRLQSRFYGDPEALAAVADRKDEPLLAEDAGSLGLVTSVLDDIDFAEELRIVLEERAALSPDALTGMEANHRFVGPETQESKIFGRLSAWQNWIFVRPNAAGPEGALRRYGTGARASFDVGRV